DNA from Candidatus Lokiarchaeota archaeon:
CGGTTATATGTATCTTTAAGAAGGGGTGTCGATTTTTGAAGCACGCTACCAGTACGCCGAAAAATCGTAACTCGACGACTTCATCAACCACGTTGATCCACCCGAGGACCATCCATGAACAAACATTCGGTGACAGAGCATCCAAAGAGATGTGCAACCTGCGATCGTAGCTACTGCATTAGAGTGTACAAAAGCGACGACTGCCCATTCTGTGATATGGCTGAACAAGTACTTGTTGAGAGTGTATCAGCGTACGGAATATCAAAGGATGAAATTCTGGAAATCAGATTGAATCATGAAGAAAATGGCGAAGAGGATGATTTTCCAGCTTTACCAGCCATAGAAATCTGTGATTCGCACATTTTCGGCATTCCACAGAGAGATAATATCACTGATTTGCTAAGTCGAATGATGATAAAGGACCGTTTTACGAAGCCCGATTTCAAGAAACCATTTTCTTGAGAATTGCTTCCACTTCATCTGTGCTAAGCAATCTGAATTGTCTATCATCAACATTGATGCGACCGATATCAATTGTTTCTGCTTTTTCAGCAGGATCAATGTCAGCTTCTTCTCCCTCAGCCCGAAGTAATCCCTTGAGCGCAAGCTCCTGAGCAGCTTCCAAATCCATATCGGATGTGTAATTCTCATTGAAGAAATCCCTGATTACGTCAGATTCCTTTCCGATTGCTGTTGCTTTCCAACCCCAGAATGAGCCAGAAGGATCAGTTGTGTAGAGCTGCGGGCCATGAAAGTCGACGCCGCCAACCAATAGGGAAACACCAAATGGTCTAACTCCACCATATTGGGTATGCATTTGTTTTGTATCACAAATGTTGACGACAAGAGAGTGAACAGATATCGGCTCTTCATAGCTGAGGCGGTTTACTTGTGCCTGAACCCGAGCTTGATCAATAAGCTTTCTTGCGTCAGCGTGTAGCCCTGCAATTGCAGTTCCAACATGATCATCAATCAGCAATATCTTCTTCAATGTCTTCAAATCGACGAGGTCATGGGGCAATCGTTTTTCACCCGCAAGAATAACTCCATCTTTTCCTTTCACACCAACTGCTAGAGGACCATGCCTGACGGCCTCTGTAGCATACTCAACTTGATAGAGACGACCTTCAGGACTGAAGACTGTAATCGCCCTGTCATAGCCCATACTTCCTTGTGACCCTGGGAACATGCTTTCATAACACTCCGAATTTGTAAGACGGTAACTAGTAATTGTCTAGACAAGTGGACGCGTCAAACTGGCAATATAGGTATTTCTATAGGATAAAGGCTATCTCCATTGATACTCCAAATCTATGCAATCGGGAATCTTGTCCTCAATACTCGAAAGGTCTTCCAAATCTGGCTCTCCCAAGCTTTCTGCTTCGCTTTCTCTTACACCTGCCGATGCAACATAGTTCTGAACCATATATTCTCCGGAATAACCCAGGGCTTCAAGAGCTTCCGCAATGCCAATCAAATCACGAGGGGTCATTAGTCCGCTGGCATAAGTGGTGCGCGGCCACAGTTCAACATCTGAATCCAGGACAGTAGTAATACTCTCTGCAACTTTTGGCCACCAGTCTCTTTGCGTTCTAGTTATGCGGCGATATGCATGTGGAGGGTTCTTTACATCCAACCATACCGAATCCAAGTAAGGTAAACACTGCTCCAGAATCCAAGGAACCGACCCCTGCGTATTCAAATTAATATGGCCGCCTGGCCCTTCTTTCAAAGCTTTAAGCAAACCAACAAGCTCTTTCTGGATTGTGGGTTCCCCGCCGGTGATACAGAATCCATCAACCAGATTACCTTCTGTCGAGGAGAGAATCTCTTGTACAGTCATCTCTTCCCCCGAATCCAGCGGAAGAAGTTCTGCATTTTGACAGTACGGACAGTCAAAATTACATCCAGCCATAAATATCACCGAGACAGGAATCTTGGGAACATCCACTAGACTCAAATCTAGAATAGAACCAATCCGCATTGTCTGAGAATGCCTCATCAAGACTATGACGTACTTCGTTATATCTATAGTTGTCCCAAATCACGTCTTCAATTCTGTTATCTAGCTGTTTTATGAGCGCTTTAATTCCTCGAAGAGATTTTCTAGAACATTTATTATATCATATTCAATCCTCTGAGGATACGGGGACCTATTAATAATGGAAACACAAGCTGCATTAGAACACTCAGAAATATTAGATGGCACGCTGTTTCACATCCAAATAAACCGCTGTCAATACATTGACAATTTTCCGGAAAAAGTAGCCAATGTATTCAAAGATAACATGAATGGCCATCTTGTTAATGATTTCGACGAGATACGGGACGATCTCAGCGAAATCGAGACAAATTTCTTCAAGATTAACAAGACACGCATCAACAAGGAAGAATTCTACAGAACCCTTTACGAAAGGATAACCAAGCGTGCTAGACGAGCATAGGTCAATATCAGCTAAGTGGATGGCGTATCCGTAAACACCTAGTCTTGAGCGAGGGGTAAACTCACGATAAACCTGGCACCCTCTGAGACTTTGCCAGGTACTCTGTCTTCTATGCGGATACTGCCATCATGCTTTTTTACCATCTGCGAAACGAGCATCAAGCCAACCCCCCGACGTCGTTTTGTAGTATCCAGAAGCTTCTTCTTTCGGGAATCGCTGATTCCAGGACCATTATCAGCAACTGCAATCTCAACAGAATCATCTAAAACTTCAACTTCAATCCACACTTTCTTCTCAGGTTTGGGATTGTGACGGACAGCATTCTCAAGAAGATTCCACAGCATTTCACTCAGTAACTCATCCGCAATGACGTAGATATCTTCATCTAGACCCTTGGTAAAGACCTCAACAGAGTGCACACGTTTCAGAACACGTATGCGTTCATGAAAAGCATCGGAAAGATTAACCTTAGTTCTTGGCAAATCTCTCAGCTGACTTCCACGCTTGACCTTGGTAATCAGACGATTACAGAGTTCTATCGACTCTAAAATGTCGTCTCGGGCTTCATTCACGTAGTAACGGGGTAAGTCACAATCAATTAAGCCAGCTGCAGTCATAATAACCTGAAGCTGATTCGCTATGTCATGGGTAAGCAAATCAAGATAGAAACGTTGAGTCTTTTCCATTTCTTTGATCAAACTGACATCGGTCACTACTGCAAATGATCCAACGTATTCGCCGCTTTGATTGAAATAGGGGGTAGCTGAGATAATCGTAGGGACCTCCTCACCCTGACTGTTCTCCCAAACAAGCTCATACCGTTCTGACTTACCCTGCATCCTATCCCGTCTCTTTCTCACAGCCAGCTCTTCATCTTGCTCTTTTGTGAAAGATATCCATTTTTCGCCAATAACATCTTCCCGCTTATAGTCAAGCATCTCACAGAATGCATCATTGGCAAATACAATTCTGCCATCCTCATCATCCATAGTGAGGCCTTCGTTCATAGTCTCGACGAGGATTCTGTTTCGACGTTGAACCTCTCTTAATGTACGCTTGTCACGCTCCCGTTCAGTGACATCAAGAACATGAGCAATAGTTTTCAAGCTGCCTTCGTCGTCCTTTGCCAGTTCTACACGAGTTTCTACTGAGACTGGCGTTCCATTCTTTTGTTCAATACGGAATCTGTAGACGGGCGGAATTTCAATACCCTCCCGTCGAAGAGCAAATCGTTTTGATACTAGTTCTCTATCCTCTTCTACGAGCTTTTCTCTGAAATCGAGTCCAATGAGGTCTTCTTCGGTCCCACCGAAGATTCTGCATGCTTCTCTATTTACATATTCAAACTTCCCATCCTCACCAATGATGACTATTCCATCGTGAGTGTTGTCTATCATTGTCCGTAGTACTTCATCTTCAGATTCGAAGTCCCGGATTGGTTCAGAGTTTTCCTCATCGTTAGTCACTGTTCAATCACTCCTCTGAATGAATTGTTCCCGGGTTTGAATATCCCTCATCACCAGTTGTGAATTGCATGCAGCAGTGGCTACAGACTATTCGTCTAGCACGGACCATATGAACTAAGGGCTCCTTAATAGCCTTATGAGTCCATGTAAAACATGAAGTACATAGCCCCAACAGGTTGATTTTTGTTAGCTACCTGCACTTGAAACATCCCGGCAACAATGATGATTGTAACGAATTGGTACAACAAACAAGGTTGGTGTCTATTACGAAAAATGCTCTAGTGGTTTTCGAACCAACAGGCTTACGCATCTCTGCCCCACAAGAAGCTACCGTGCTTGGGACGGCAAGGTCAGGTGGGCTGCACATTGCATCTGAATGTGGTGGAAAAGGAACATGCGGCAGCTGTAAAGTGATACTGCAACCGGTTCCAAATCCAACCCGGAGCGACCGTCAATGCCTAAGCAAGGAAGAAATTGCCCAAGGATATCGTCTCGCTTGTCAACACACCCCTGTTAACGGTATGAGAGTGATAGTTCCCCAAAACATAGCAGAAGCAAAAATACTGACTGAAACCAAGCCACGCTCCCGAACGGTAGTACCAGATCCCGGACTCCAAGGGAAGATTGGATTTGCAGTAGACATAGGAACGACGACAATAGTTGTGTACATGATGGACCTTGAGAGCGGAATCCAGGTAGCACAGGCTGCAGCCCTTAATCCCCAAATCGCATATGGCGAAGATGTGATGTCAAGGATTACCTATGCCATGAACAAGGAAGATGGATCTGAAGCACTGAAAAACAAGGTAGTTGGACGGGTGGATAGACTGATTTCTGAGCTGTGTGAATCACAATCAGTTGATTACGAGGATGTGGTCAGATACTCCTTTGTTGGCAATACAGCTATGCACCATCTGTTCCTAGGACTTGAAGTGGCGAATCTAGGACTATCACCATATAATCCGACAATCAGCAGCCCTCTCAAGAGGAGAGCCCATGATGTTGGGCTAACGGCAAATACTGAAGCAGAGGCGTATTTCGCTCCAAATTTGGCGGGATTTGTGGGAGGAGATACAGTTGGTTTCATTTTGTCTCAGGAACTCCACAAAAGCGATACAGTCAGTCTTGGGATAGATGTTGGCACAAACGGAGAGATTGTTGTATCCAGAAGAGGAGAGCTCTTCTGTTGTTCCGCTGCTGCAGGCTCAGCTTTTGAGGGTGCAACGATTCGGGATGGAATGCGTGGGCAGAAAGGGGCGATAGAGTACATATCAATAGAATCCCCAGAAGAACCCCCAAAGCTGACTGTAATAGGGGATATAACTCCAAGAGGAATCTGTGGGTCCGCCATAGTTGATATTGTAGTTGAACTGAAGGAGAACGAGCTCCTAGATTCGACTGGACGATTAACAAGTGGGAATCGAATAGAAGAGCATGACGATTTTGGAAAGCTGTATGTGATTGCAGAAGAGCGAGAACTAGGAAGCAATCGAAGGATTGTCTTCACACAGAAAGATGTAAGACAGGTTCAGCTAGCCAAGGCTGCAATCAGAGCAGGCGTTCAAATTCTTATGCAGGAAGCTGAGATTGCTGTTGATGATTTGGAGGTCCTTTACCTGGCCGGTGCTTTTGGAAACTACATCAGACCATCAAGTGCATTGAAGCTAGGGTTACTACCTCCAGTAGACAAGTCAATGGTGATACCAGTCGGCAATGCTGCAGGGGACGGAGCGAAGCGATTGTTACTTTCTGAGAATGAACGGAAAGCAGCAAAGGAATTTTCAGAACGAGTAAGATATGTGGAACTAGCAAATCACGATGATTTCACTGAGACTTTTACCGGTGCTATGTCGATATAGTGAATAACGAGAAATATCATGCCAATTCAACAAGATTGGGAAATCCATCATAAGAAATGGAGTTGACAAGAGGAATCGAGAGAGTCTAGTTGGCTGTGAATTCTTCCAATATTTCTATTACTTCTTCATCAGTAAGATCATGCCAATCCCGATAGGCATTCGCAACAGCAAATACAAAACCCGTTTCAATTCGCGGACAGATTAGTTCATCAACAGCTGGTTCTACACGGTCCACAGCACTATCGGAAGCTGTTGGGACAAAAACCGAAATCGATTTGGGATTTTGTTCTTTGACTGAACGAACAGCTGCAAGCATGGTATAGCCTGATGCTAGGCCATCATCAACCAGAACAACATGACGATTCTTAGGGCTTATATCTTCAAGAAATTCTCTGTAGGCCTTTCGTCGCCGCTCAATCTGTTTTTCGGTTTTGTGCTTGGCTTTCTCTATCTGCTGTTCAGATAAGTCCAATCTTGTAAGTAGTTGGTCGTTGAGAATCATTGTACCAAACGAAGTCAGGG
Protein-coding regions in this window:
- the psmA gene encoding archaeal proteasome endopeptidase complex subunit alpha, with protein sequence MGYDRAITVFSPEGRLYQVEYATEAVRHGPLAVGVKGKDGVILAGEKRLPHDLVDLKTLKKILLIDDHVGTAIAGLHADARKLIDQARVQAQVNRLSYEEPISVHSLVVNICDTKQMHTQYGGVRPFGVSLLVGGVDFHGPQLYTTDPSGSFWGWKATAIGKESDVIRDFFNENYTSDMDLEAAQELALKGLLRAEGEEADIDPAEKAETIDIGRINVDDRQFRLLSTDEVEAILKKMVS
- a CDS encoding anaerobic ribonucleoside-triphosphate reductase activating protein, with the protein product MRHSQTMRIGSILDLSLVDVPKIPVSVIFMAGCNFDCPYCQNAELLPLDSGEEMTVQEILSSTEGNLVDGFCITGGEPTIQKELVGLLKALKEGPGGHINLNTQGSVPWILEQCLPYLDSVWLDVKNPPHAYRRITRTQRDWWPKVAESITTVLDSDVELWPRTTYASGLMTPRDLIGIAEALEALGYSGEYMVQNYVASAGVRESEAESLGEPDLEDLSSIEDKIPDCIDLEYQWR
- a CDS encoding PAS domain S-box protein encodes the protein MTNDEENSEPIRDFESEDEVLRTMIDNTHDGIVIIGEDGKFEYVNREACRIFGGTEEDLIGLDFREKLVEEDRELVSKRFALRREGIEIPPVYRFRIEQKNGTPVSVETRVELAKDDEGSLKTIAHVLDVTERERDKRTLREVQRRNRILVETMNEGLTMDDEDGRIVFANDAFCEMLDYKREDVIGEKWISFTKEQDEELAVRKRRDRMQGKSERYELVWENSQGEEVPTIISATPYFNQSGEYVGSFAVVTDVSLIKEMEKTQRFYLDLLTHDIANQLQVIMTAAGLIDCDLPRYYVNEARDDILESIELCNRLITKVKRGSQLRDLPRTKVNLSDAFHERIRVLKRVHSVEVFTKGLDEDIYVIADELLSEMLWNLLENAVRHNPKPEKKVWIEVEVLDDSVEIAVADNGPGISDSRKKKLLDTTKRRRGVGLMLVSQMVKKHDGSIRIEDRVPGKVSEGARFIVSLPLAQD
- a CDS encoding DUF4445 domain-containing protein, which produces MIFVSYLHLKHPGNNDDCNELVQQTRLVSITKNALVVFEPTGLRISAPQEATVLGTARSGGLHIASECGGKGTCGSCKVILQPVPNPTRSDRQCLSKEEIAQGYRLACQHTPVNGMRVIVPQNIAEAKILTETKPRSRTVVPDPGLQGKIGFAVDIGTTTIVVYMMDLESGIQVAQAAALNPQIAYGEDVMSRITYAMNKEDGSEALKNKVVGRVDRLISELCESQSVDYEDVVRYSFVGNTAMHHLFLGLEVANLGLSPYNPTISSPLKRRAHDVGLTANTEAEAYFAPNLAGFVGGDTVGFILSQELHKSDTVSLGIDVGTNGEIVVSRRGELFCCSAAAGSAFEGATIRDGMRGQKGAIEYISIESPEEPPKLTVIGDITPRGICGSAIVDIVVELKENELLDSTGRLTSGNRIEEHDDFGKLYVIAEERELGSNRRIVFTQKDVRQVQLAKAAIRAGVQILMQEAEIAVDDLEVLYLAGAFGNYIRPSSALKLGLLPPVDKSMVIPVGNAAGDGAKRLLLSENERKAAKEFSERVRYVELANHDDFTETFTGAMSI
- a CDS encoding phosphoribosyltransferase; the encoded protein is MSWDYVDRKDAGEILAQKAIEAGLDETSLILAIPNGGIAVAAPIAEATGASLSLIIVRKMQIPYNPEAGFGALTSFGTMILNDQLLTRLDLSEQQIEKAKHKTEKQIERRRKAYREFLEDISPKNRHVVLVDDGLASGYTMLAAVRSVKEQNPKSISVFVPTASDSAVDRVEPAVDELICPRIETGFVFAVANAYRDWHDLTDEEVIEILEEFTAN